One region of Prosthecobacter dejongeii genomic DNA includes:
- the gspG gene encoding type II secretion system major pseudopilin GspG yields MLTSSFKLHPARSAGFTLVEMVLVLGIVALLVGAGIVSLVGVLDSGKKTRVKADLNTLTAAFRSYETDNMFLPSTEQGVMALVQKPTSRPAPANYTPKLKKLLLDPWGNPYHYKRPGAKDKGGFDVYSAGADGLADTADDIGNWDL; encoded by the coding sequence ATGCTAACCTCCTCATTCAAACTCCATCCTGCCAGGTCCGCTGGTTTTACCTTGGTCGAAATGGTGCTCGTTCTCGGCATTGTTGCGCTTTTGGTTGGGGCGGGTATTGTTTCTCTTGTGGGTGTGTTAGACTCTGGCAAAAAGACCCGAGTGAAGGCGGATCTAAACACGCTCACAGCGGCCTTTCGCAGCTACGAGACGGACAATATGTTTCTACCCAGTACCGAGCAAGGCGTGATGGCGTTGGTGCAGAAACCCACCTCCCGTCCTGCGCCTGCGAACTACACACCGAAGCTGAAAAAGTTGCTACTTGATCCTTGGGGCAACCCGTATCATTACAAGCGCCCTGGTGCCAAAGATAAAGGCGGTTTTGATGTTTATTCTGCTGGTGCAGATGGATTGGCAGATACCGCAGATGACATTGGAAATTGGGATCTGTAA
- a CDS encoding type II secretion system protein, which translates to MFIHPTAYRHPARGFTLLEVIAALALISLIIGGGYGVADGSLKLGSSMNRARISEMRVSNFIHQWRDWLENVPPGLRFFSGLDKVKRGAAGTLLVEGGSVPFTWNPSLRLADAVEFATIRGEEPKSLTLVIRHLKRLEKPTAMDAYEQIAELPLLTGLKEFKTQFYSAEDKRWFSSWNPDKRPAPPLFMRMQFTFLKDAREHGATFWIANDLVGRDQEGMGRPAMGQERSSGNL; encoded by the coding sequence ATGTTTATTCACCCCACAGCCTATAGACATCCAGCGCGTGGGTTCACGTTGTTAGAAGTCATCGCCGCCTTGGCGCTGATCTCGCTGATCATTGGCGGGGGCTATGGTGTGGCGGATGGATCTCTGAAGCTGGGATCTTCCATGAACAGGGCGCGCATCTCTGAAATGCGCGTGAGTAACTTTATCCATCAATGGCGTGACTGGCTGGAAAATGTGCCTCCGGGTCTGCGATTTTTTTCAGGACTGGACAAGGTGAAGCGTGGAGCAGCAGGCACGCTGCTGGTGGAGGGAGGGTCCGTTCCTTTCACATGGAATCCTTCCCTGCGACTGGCTGATGCCGTGGAGTTTGCCACCATTCGTGGAGAAGAGCCGAAGTCCCTGACTCTTGTGATTCGCCATCTCAAGCGGTTGGAAAAACCCACCGCGATGGATGCTTATGAGCAAATCGCTGAACTGCCGCTTCTCACAGGCCTGAAGGAATTCAAAACGCAGTTTTATTCAGCGGAAGATAAACGTTGGTTTTCTTCTTGGAATCCAGATAAACGCCCCGCGCCGCCTTTGTTTATGCGGATGCAGTTTACCTTTCTCAAAGATGCCCGTGAGCATGGAGCGACTTTTTGGATTGCGAATGATCTTGTAGGCCGTGATCAAGAGGGGATGGGACGACCGGCAATGGGGCAAGAGAGATCTTCTGGAAACCTATAG
- a CDS encoding type II secretion system minor pseudopilin translates to MIAILGLVVYAGAKALETDSSYARQMRGRTYAKRLAQMGIEIGRHPALPENDPLLRYTSPDGGSYEVKIVAEEARFNINTLLQKDDRILLPRLFAAWGMKPEFAAALIDALKDWVDVDDRTGLNGAEKRDYEKAGHEGMPFNRPFKEVDEMLLVRGMAEVNVARPDWREWFTVHGDGRVDVNDARAELIALLVNVPVERVQPLLALRAGRDGARGTQDDVKLGSVPQVAQLLGVYQPQVVQQLTQWIQFNGPIRRIESIGQFGDIRRRLILITQNQQALWRGEISIHGQNS, encoded by the coding sequence ATGATCGCGATTCTGGGGTTGGTGGTCTATGCGGGAGCTAAGGCTTTGGAGACAGACTCCAGCTACGCCCGCCAGATGCGAGGCCGGACCTATGCGAAAAGACTGGCGCAAATGGGCATTGAGATTGGTCGCCATCCTGCCTTACCGGAAAACGATCCGCTGCTGCGTTATACTAGCCCTGATGGAGGCAGTTATGAAGTCAAAATCGTGGCGGAGGAGGCGCGATTCAACATCAATACCCTTTTGCAAAAGGATGATCGCATTCTGCTGCCTCGTTTGTTTGCAGCCTGGGGAATGAAGCCAGAATTTGCTGCGGCTTTGATAGATGCACTCAAAGACTGGGTAGATGTGGATGACCGCACAGGTCTGAATGGGGCAGAGAAACGCGATTATGAAAAAGCGGGTCATGAGGGGATGCCTTTCAATCGCCCCTTCAAAGAGGTGGATGAAATGCTGCTCGTGCGCGGCATGGCGGAGGTGAATGTAGCACGCCCGGATTGGCGTGAGTGGTTTACGGTGCATGGCGATGGGCGGGTGGATGTGAACGATGCGCGGGCAGAGCTCATCGCCCTTCTAGTGAATGTGCCTGTAGAGCGTGTGCAGCCGCTGCTGGCCCTGCGGGCGGGCCGCGATGGCGCACGCGGAACACAGGATGATGTGAAGCTGGGATCTGTGCCGCAAGTGGCTCAACTCCTGGGCGTATATCAGCCCCAGGTGGTGCAGCAACTCACGCAGTGGATTCAATTCAATGGGCCGATCCGCCGCATTGAAAGTATTGGCCAGTTCGGTGATATTCGACGTCGTTTGATCCTAATCACGCAAAATCAACAGGCGCTCTGGCGCGGAGAGATTTCTATACATGGCCAAAACTCGTAA